The DNA sequence GGCTCGAGCTCATCTATGCCGCGGCGGGCGTGCCCGAGTGCGTGTTCCCCCTGAGCCCGGCCGAGCTGGTGCGGGCCACGGGAGGCCGCGTGGTTGACGTCAAGGAGCAGAGGAAGCCAGTTATCAAGGGAGAAAGGCCATGAAGCTCAAGGACAGGGTCGCCATCGTCACGGGCGCGGGCTCGGGTATAGGCCAGGCCACTGCGCTGCTCTTCGCCCAGGAAGGCGCGCGGGTGGGCGTGGTGGACCTCGACGCCGACGCCGCTCGCGGGACGGCACAGCAGATCGAGAAGGCCGGCGGCCAGGCTCTGGCCCTGACCGCCGATGTCAGCCGCAGCGAGGACAATCGCCAGGCGATCGGCAAGGCGGTCGCGGCGTGGGGCCGGCTCGACATCTTCTACGCCAACGCCGGCGTACCGCAGTGGCCCGGGGCCGTGGAGGAGGTGGACGAGAGCGTCTTCGACCGGATCATGGCCGTCAACGTCAAGGGTGTTTTCCTGGGGGCCAAGCATGCCGTGCCCGTCATGAAGAAGCAGAAGAGCGGTGTCTTTCTCATCACGGGCTCGACGGCGGCCCTCAAGCCGCGCCCCGGCGGCCAGTGCTATGCGGCCTCCAAGGGCGCCGTGACCACCATGACGCAGAGCCTGGCCCTCGAGCTGGCGCCCTTCGGCATCCGGGTCGTCGTCATCGCGCCCGTGGCCACCGAGACGCCCATGCTGCCCACCTTCATGGGCAAGAAGGAGGTGGACGAGGAAGGCATGCGGCGCTACGTCGCCACGGTGCCGCTGGGCCGGCTCAACCAGCCCGCGGACATCGCCAAGGCCGCCCTCTTCCTGGCCTCCGACGACGCGGCCATGGTCACGGGGAGCTGCTTCCTGGTCGACGGAGGCCGCTGCGCGTGAACGTCGTTCCCCTGGCCGCCGACTCCCTGGGTGTCCGCTCGATGGCGACCTATGTCGAGTGCGGGGCCACGCGCATCCTCATCGATCCCGGCGCCGCCCTCGCCCCCAACCGCCATGGCCTGCCCCCCGCGGACGCGGAGTGGGACGCTCTCAAGCGCGCCAACGACCGCATCTCTGGCTACGCGGCGCGGGCGGGGCTGGTCTTCATCAGCCACTACCACGAGGATCATTTCCGCTACGATCCCGGCCTCTATGCCGGACGCACGGTGTGGGCCAAGGACCCGCATCGGATGATCAATCCTCGTCAGGCCGAGCGCGCCGACACGCTGTGGAAGAGCATCGCGGCGGTCTCCCGGCTGGACTCGGCCGAGGGCCGGAGCTGGGAGACGGCCGATGCGCGGCTCAGCGCCTCGCCGCCGCTCGCCCACGGCCTCGAGGGAACGGGGCTCGGCTATGTCACGGCCCTCACGGTGACCGACCTGCGCGAGGGCACGCGCTTCGTTCATGCCTCGGACGTCCAGGGGCCGCTTTCGCCGGTGGCCGGCGCTTACCTCATCCGTCAGCGGCCGACGCTCCTCTATCTTTCGGGCCCGCCCGCCTATCTCGAAGGGCAGCTCGGACGGAAGCTCATCGAGCAGGGCATAGACCAGCTGCTCCATGTGGTGGAGCAGACCGGCTGCCGCGTGGTCATGGACCACCACGCCCTGCGCGCGCCGGACTATGGCGAGCGCTTTCGGCGGCTCTGGGACACGGGGCATGTGCTGACCGCGGCCGGCTTTCTCGGCCTCCCGGACGAGGTCCTCGAATCGCGACGGCGCGCGCTCTGGGGCGGATCGCGCAAGCCGGCTCGCCGCATGGCGCCGCGATTGAAGAGCGCGGAGCCGTCCGCTATCATGCGCGATGGACGTCAACGCCGGAAGGCGAAAGGAGGCTCGTCGGCATGAGTGACAACAAGACGCTCGGGGTGGGGGACACCGCGCCCGAGTTCACCATGAAGACCATCGGGCTCAAGGAGGTCAGCCTGAAGGACTTCAAGGGCAAGAGGGTCGTGCTCCTGTTCTACGTGCTCGACTGGACGCCCGGCTGATCCAAGTGCATGCCCGCCTTCGATCGTCGCGCCAAGGACTTCGAGGCGGTCAATGCCCAGGTGCTGGGTATAAGCACGGACAGCCCGTTCAGCCACGAGAACTGGGCGAAGTCGGTGGGCATCTCGAACTATCCGCTCCTCTCGGACGTGCACCGGACGGTCAGCAAGGACTACGGCGTCTACTGGCCGGACTGGAATGCCAACGTGCGCGCCACCTTCATCGTCGACAAGCAGGGCAAGGTCGTCTTTGCCGAGCGCTATGGCAAGGGCGAGCTTCCCGACCCGGACAAGATCCTCGAGGAGCTCAGCAAGCTCCCATAGCGGGCGGTAGAACCACCGCAGGCCGCTCAAAAAGGTCCAGATGCGAGGCGGCGCCCGAAGGTCGCAGGTGAGGCGTACTCTCTGTACGTTGAACCTGCGGCCGAGGGCGCCAACGAAGCAGATGGGCCTTTTTCAGCGGCCTGCTGGCCGTCGGCTTGTCAGGGTGACGCCGGTGAGAACCGCGGCGCCGCCCACGAGCGCCAATCCTCCGATCCGCTCTCCGAGCATGACCCAGGCGAGGAGCACGCCGACCACGGGCTGGAGATTCAGGAATATGGCCGAACGACTCGGCCCCAGCGCGCGCACCGCCTCGTACCACCACACGTGCGCCACCGAGCCGAGAATGGCCTGATAGCCCACGACCGTCCACGCCACGGGTGAGGCGAGATTCGGCCGCGGAAAGAAGCTTGCGGTCAGGAGCGGCAGAGGCAGCAGCATGATGGAGCCGAGGATATAGGCCGCCGTGGTCGCCACGGCGGGCGAATGCCGGGTCAGCACCCGCTGGCCGTAGACCGTATAGATCGTCCATCCAATCTGTCCCGCGAGCAGGATGAAGTCGCCCGGGCGAAGATCGAGGTGCATGACGGCCCGCCAGCTCCCCTTGCTGATGATGAGAACGACCCCGGCCGCCGAGCAGGCCACGCCCGTCCACTGTATGGGAGCCAGCCGCTCCTTGAGATATAGCCGGGCGCCGATGGCGACCATCACCGGCGTCACGGGCTGGAGCAGCACGGCGTTCGAGGCCGTAGTGAAGGCGAGGGCCAGATAGGTCGCGCCCGTCGAGACGAAGATTCCCGCGAATCCCAGGAAGGCCAAGGGGCCGAGGTCGCGGAGACGGAGGGCGTTGAACTCGCTCCATCCGCGCCGCGCGAGCAAGGCGCCGAGGAACACGGACGCGATGCTGCAACGGAGAGTCACCAGGACGAGCGGGGGAAATGCCGATAGCGCCAGCTTGGCGAAGGCGGGATAGGAGCCCCAGAGGGCGGCGATCAGCGCGAGGGCGGCGTAGGCGCCGGTTTGACCCGGACCGGGCACCCGCCTATCATAGCGCGTCCGTCATGGCCGACTATGTCCTCGAGCGGCGTCTGTGGCTGCCGCGTCCGCGAGCCGACATCTTCGCCTTCTTCGCCGAGCCTCGAAACCTTGCCCACGTGCACCCGGCGTGGGCGCGGCCCACGTGGCTCGTCGACCCGCCGGCCCGACTGGAGGCGGGCGCGCTCCTGGACTTCACCGTGCGCGCCGCGGGGCTGCCCACGCGCTGGCGCGTCATGGTGCGCGAGTTCGACCCGCCCTTCCGCTTCGTGGACGCCCAGCTCTGGGGGCCCTTCGCTCGCTGGGAGCACCGGCACCGGTTTCTCGAGGAGAGGGCGGCCACGGGCGGCGCGCCGGGAACGTGGGTGGAGGACCGGGTGACCTACCGGCTCCCCCTGG is a window from the Candidatus Methylomirabilota bacterium genome containing:
- a CDS encoding SDR family oxidoreductase, which produces MKLKDRVAIVTGAGSGIGQATALLFAQEGARVGVVDLDADAARGTAQQIEKAGGQALALTADVSRSEDNRQAIGKAVAAWGRLDIFYANAGVPQWPGAVEEVDESVFDRIMAVNVKGVFLGAKHAVPVMKKQKSGVFLITGSTAALKPRPGGQCYAASKGAVTTMTQSLALELAPFGIRVVVIAPVATETPMLPTFMGKKEVDEEGMRRYVATVPLGRLNQPADIAKAALFLASDDAAMVTGSCFLVDGGRCA
- a CDS encoding peroxiredoxin family protein; this translates as MSDNKTLGVGDTAPEFTMKTIGLKEVSLKDFKGKRVVLLFYVLDWTPGUSKCMPAFDRRAKDFEAVNAQVLGISTDSPFSHENWAKSVGISNYPLLSDVHRTVSKDYGVYWPDWNANVRATFIVDKQGKVVFAERYGKGELPDPDKILEELSKLP
- a CDS encoding EamA family transporter, giving the protein MPGPGQTGAYAALALIAALWGSYPAFAKLALSAFPPLVLVTLRCSIASVFLGALLARRGWSEFNALRLRDLGPLAFLGFAGIFVSTGATYLALAFTTASNAVLLQPVTPVMVAIGARLYLKERLAPIQWTGVACSAAGVVLIISKGSWRAVMHLDLRPGDFILLAGQIGWTIYTVYGQRVLTRHSPAVATTAAYILGSIMLLPLPLLTASFFPRPNLASPVAWTVVGYQAILGSVAHVWWYEAVRALGPSRSAIFLNLQPVVGVLLAWVMLGERIGGLALVGGAAVLTGVTLTSRRPAGR
- a CDS encoding SRPBCC family protein, with the protein product MADYVLERRLWLPRPRADIFAFFAEPRNLAHVHPAWARPTWLVDPPARLEAGALLDFTVRAAGLPTRWRVMVREFDPPFRFVDAQLWGPFARWEHRHRFLEERAATGGAPGTWVEDRVTYRLPLGPLGRAAHAMGMGRRIVGLFDYRDERLRERFGDA